Sequence from the Molothrus aeneus isolate 106 chromosome 15, BPBGC_Maene_1.0, whole genome shotgun sequence genome:
CCAGCAGATGATGAAGGCTCCCAGCACCACTGCCAGCGTCACGGTGGCTTTGTGCTCCTTCACCATGGGGGGCACGGGCGCGTTGCCCCACGTGTGGTTTATCCTCTTGGCTTGCTCCCTGGCTATCCTGAGTATCCGGTAGTAGGTGATGCACATGATGACCAGAGGGATGTAGAAGGTGAGCAAGCTGTCCACCAACCCATACACAAGGTTCACTGCCAGCGTGCACTCCTTGCTGCAGGTggggcctgtgttttccactgcTGTCCCCTTGGTGTTCCAGCCCAGGTGGATGGGTAGGAAGGAGACCATCAGTGAAACGGTCCAGATGACGGCCAAGCCCACGGCCACCCGGGAGGGAGTGACCACCTGGCCGTAGCGGAGCGGGGTGGTGATGGCAAAGTAGCGGTCCAGGCTGATCATGAGGAGGTTGAGGATGGAGGCCGTGCACAGCATGACGTCCAGGCTGGTGTAGATGTTGCACAAAACGCTGCCAAAGGGCCACTCCTTGGTGAGCTCATAGAaagcagagaagggcagcaccagcagccccagcagcaggtcTGTGATGGCCAGGGAGACGATGATGCGGTTTGTCACGCTCCGCAGCCGCCGGTCCAGGGTGACGGCCAGGCAGACAATGATGTTACCACAGAGAGTGATCACGATGAGGATGCCCAGAAAGAACCCGACCAGCAGCTGCACGGGGGGGTCCATGCTTTTTTGAGAGCTTGTGTGGTTGTAACATGGATCCATGGTGTCACTGCAAGGATGGAGCAGTCCTGCTCTCATCAGCTCCAAAGCTGCTTGGAGTGAGCCTGGACCAGACAGGCCTAGAGCTCTTCCCAAAGTGATCCTTTTTCTACAGGGACCTTGAAGAACATTGCAGAGTCACTTTACACATTCAGCCTTGTGTGCTGGGAATGACATGGTCTGGGAAAGATGTGGCACTGCAACTCATTTGTGCCTGTTGGCCCTCTCTGGGACCTCAGTGCTGGAGCCGATgccctgtggcagctgctggtggaTCTCaactgcttcttttcctttcttgccttctcctttcctctgaGTGACCATTGGGTCAGGTCCTGTGGGCTCTCATGCCCTCTGCATGTTTGGTTGGTGACAGTGGTCAGCAgtgctccagcagggacagagctttGCCACCTCCCAAGGACAACCTGCAAAAGAAAGTGTCTggtgaggtcctggcacagattgcccagagaagctgtggctgccccatccctggaaatgttcaagtcTAGGCTGGATAAGGCTCTCAGCAGCCTGGTGTTGcagaagatgtccctgtccttggcagAGAGGTGGAATGAAATCTGTAAGATGCCTTCctaaccattctgtgattctataaaagCATCAAGTCAGAGCTGCAGTGGGCAAAGACTCTCTGAGCTTCCCCTCAAACCCTTTCAGAAGCAGGGTGTCTgatcctccctggctgctccagcccattTAAACCCAAACTGAAAGTTCTTTGGCAGCCAGGCACCCCTGTACCTGCCAgctgggctctcccagccctaGGGGTGCCCATGTCATGGAGGGATGTTGAGAGAAGAGCAGGGATTTTTAAATTGTCATCTTCCTATAGGCTTACAATAAATGTGAGAATGAGGAGGATATGAGGAAACAATTTTCCTGAGACAGCAGTTCTTATGCAGTTCAGCAAAATTAGTCACAACTACGTAATTTCTGAATCTTGGCTGCGGCTGCCGATCTCATTAAACTTTGTCCTTGTGTCTGTGCTTTGCAGGAGCCATCCTGCCATATCACAAAtcacagcagctcctgtaaCCTGTATGGGAAATCCACACTCTGCTCTGGGtcctgggaagggaagaagaatTTCCCTTGCAGATTGATTTTTCCTggctgttttctgtctggataCAAATAACAAAACGCCACATGTTGCCAGGGAAGAAACAACAGAGCAAACCACTCTAACTTACAATGAGCTGCTGGTT
This genomic interval carries:
- the HRH2 gene encoding histamine H2 receptor; translated protein: MRAGLLHPCSDTMDPCYNHTSSQKSMDPPVQLLVGFFLGILIVITLCGNIIVCLAVTLDRRLRSVTNRIIVSLAITDLLLGLLVLPFSAFYELTKEWPFGSVLCNIYTSLDVMLCTASILNLLMISLDRYFAITTPLRYGQVVTPSRVAVGLAVIWTVSLMVSFLPIHLGWNTKGTAVENTGPTCSKECTLAVNLVYGLVDSLLTFYIPLVIMCITYYRILRIAREQAKRINHTWGNAPVPPMVKEHKATVTLAVVLGAFIICWFPYFTLFTYRGVWGDSQVKGTPMSIVLWLGYANSALNPILYGTLNKDFRVAYQNLLHCCRTGHPRNSHLPPLQKAQPRGRQGQGRQESKPLKLEVRNEKGTLLTDGALKSTGAFL